From a region of the Poecile atricapillus isolate bPoeAtr1 chromosome 4, bPoeAtr1.hap1, whole genome shotgun sequence genome:
- the NICOL1 gene encoding neuropeptide-like protein C4orf48 homolog codes for MGAMPCAWGEVRAGILLLSVLCLLSASLGAAAQDSGNAIPAESRPCVDCHAFEFMQRALQDLKKTAYNLDTRTETLLLRAEKRGLCDCFRAIH; via the exons ATGGGAGCAATGCCGTGTGCCTGGGGTGAGGTGCGTGCGGGAATCCTGCTGCTCTCGGTGCTCTGCCTGCTCAGCGCCAGCCTGGGGGCGGCTGCCCAGGACTCCGGGAATGCCATTCCTGCCGAAA GCCGTCCCTGTGTTGACTGCCATGCGTTCGAGTTCATGCAGAGGGCGTTGCAGGATCTAAAGAAGACGGCGTATAACCTGGACACGAGG acAGAAACCCTCCTCCTGAGAGCAGAAAAGAGAGGCCTGTGTGATTGCTTTCGTGCAATACACTGA